A section of the Opitutaceae bacterium genome encodes:
- a CDS encoding 6-carboxytetrahydropterin synthase, whose translation MPRIRRQSTTAPVPRAPVSRIVHVTRQVHFNAAHHLHNPARSAAWNRRRFGLCNNAGGHGHNYVLEVTVRGEPDPDSGCVIEFSELKAILNKAVVEPCDHRNLNTQVPFLKGVIPSTENLVIAFWNEIEPLLTRGTLHCVRLYETPRNFAEYRGPAVT comes from the coding sequence ATGCCGCGCATCCGCCGCCAGTCAACCACCGCACCCGTGCCCCGGGCACCGGTTTCGCGCATCGTGCATGTGACGCGGCAGGTGCATTTCAATGCGGCCCATCACCTGCACAATCCGGCCCGCTCGGCCGCGTGGAACCGCAGGCGCTTCGGCCTGTGCAACAATGCCGGTGGGCACGGACACAACTACGTGCTGGAGGTGACGGTGAGAGGCGAGCCCGACCCGGACAGCGGGTGCGTCATCGAGTTTTCCGAGTTGAAGGCGATCCTCAACAAGGCGGTCGTCGAACCCTGCGATCACCGGAACCTGAACACGCAGGTGCCTTTTCTCAAGGGGGTCATTCCGTCGACGGAAAACCTGGTGATCGCCTTCTGGAATGAAATCGAGCCGCTCCTGACGCGAGGCACGCTGCATTGCGTGCGGCTCTATGAAACACCGCGCAATTTCGCGGAATACCGGGGGCCCGCGGTCACCTGA
- the pyk gene encoding pyruvate kinase — protein sequence MSSSRPIAAFRRTKIIVTLGPATESEAMLETLIRAGADVMRLNMAHATHEWTRTMIRRIRELSKRIDREVAIMMDIKGPEIRTGDLDHPIELKAGEVFDFTVKPGARAGEPNLEEVRSVDVNYKGLVKDIEVGDTVLVDNGLIQLEVLEKRDAKIRCRVLVPGELKSRRHINLPGVTVNLPAFTEKDRRDTLVGLEEGIDFVALSFVRKADDVETLREFLRAHNSSAHIIAKIEDQSAVANLEEIVRASDALMIARGDLGIECPLEELPIIQRRAGEICFNYGRPVIVATHMLESMIANPVPTRAEITDVANAVFERADCVMLSGETTIGKFAAECVEVLNRIAIRIESLPPGVFLEPACVDGDKVKLLQSAVQLANELDECAILTFTRRGFMAGGLAAMRPHLAPIFAFTPSVQTLRQLRLLRGVEPFLLQLDSDPDLTIGRAIDFLQREGRIQAGDKLVIATDILSANRLVDSVQLRTVK from the coding sequence ATGAGTTCATCGCGGCCCATCGCGGCATTTCGGCGCACAAAGATCATTGTCACCCTCGGACCCGCCACGGAAAGCGAGGCGATGCTTGAGACACTCATCCGGGCGGGCGCTGATGTCATGCGCCTGAACATGGCCCACGCCACGCATGAATGGACGCGCACCATGATCCGGAGGATTCGGGAGTTGTCGAAGCGCATCGACAGGGAGGTCGCCATCATGATGGACATCAAGGGTCCCGAAATCCGCACGGGGGACCTCGACCACCCCATCGAGCTCAAGGCGGGCGAGGTGTTCGACTTCACCGTCAAACCCGGAGCCAGGGCGGGTGAGCCGAACCTCGAGGAGGTTCGCTCGGTCGACGTCAATTACAAGGGCCTCGTCAAGGACATCGAGGTGGGCGACACCGTGCTCGTTGACAACGGCCTCATCCAGCTCGAGGTCCTTGAGAAGCGGGATGCAAAGATCCGATGCCGCGTGCTCGTTCCAGGGGAATTGAAGTCGCGCCGCCACATCAATCTTCCCGGCGTGACCGTGAACCTGCCCGCGTTCACCGAGAAGGACCGCCGGGATACTCTGGTCGGACTCGAGGAGGGAATCGACTTTGTCGCGCTTTCGTTCGTCAGGAAGGCGGATGACGTGGAAACACTCCGGGAGTTTCTGCGCGCACACAACTCATCCGCGCACATCATCGCCAAGATCGAGGACCAGTCGGCGGTTGCCAATCTCGAGGAGATCGTGCGGGCGAGTGATGCGCTGATGATCGCGCGCGGCGACCTCGGCATCGAATGTCCGCTCGAGGAGCTGCCGATCATCCAGCGGCGCGCGGGCGAGATCTGCTTCAACTACGGCCGCCCCGTCATCGTCGCCACCCACATGCTGGAATCGATGATTGCCAACCCGGTCCCCACGCGCGCGGAAATCACCGATGTCGCCAACGCGGTCTTCGAAAGGGCGGACTGTGTGATGCTTTCGGGTGAGACCACGATAGGAAAGTTTGCCGCGGAATGCGTGGAGGTGCTCAACCGGATCGCCATCCGCATCGAAAGCCTGCCGCCCGGGGTTTTCCTGGAGCCCGCCTGCGTCGACGGAGACAAGGTCAAGCTGCTGCAGTCGGCGGTGCAGCTCGCGAACGAGCTCGACGAATGCGCCATCCTCACGTTCACCCGCCGCGGCTTCATGGCCGGCGGTCTCGCCGCAATGCGGCCGCACCTGGCCCCGATCTTCGCCTTCACTCCATCCGTGCAGACCCTGAGGCAGCTTCGCCTGCTCAGGGGTGTCGAGCCCTTCCTCCTCCAGCTCGATTCGGATCCCGACCTGACGATCGGCCGGGCGATCGACTTCCTCCAGCGGGAGGGGCGGATCCAGGCGGGCGACAAGCTCGTGATCGCGACCGACATCCTTTCCGCCAATCGACTCGTCGACAGCGTGCAGTTGCGCACCGTGAAATGA
- a CDS encoding MBL fold metallo-hydrolase, with the protein MKLRILASGSSGNCALLQTAQARVLIDAGYSARRIRALLVEAGEKLESIDALFVTHDHGDHTLGISGLARLPNLKVFANAGTMRAVQATLDRQPSWQIFETGSRFRFLDLEIDTFSVPHDAHDPVGFRFSTGFADDLFHPRKSLAWLTDLGHVPPHIRERLNDCDSIVIESNHCPVMLKACATRPWSTKQRIGGRHGHLSNETVRELLSGFINPRWQRVFLTHLSRDCNSLDAVEAMVSTLRSRLKCEFSVVAPGGGTSTFEW; encoded by the coding sequence ATGAAGCTTCGCATACTCGCCAGTGGCAGTTCCGGCAACTGCGCCCTCCTGCAGACCGCGCAGGCGCGGGTGCTGATCGATGCCGGCTACTCCGCACGCCGCATTCGCGCGCTGCTCGTCGAGGCCGGGGAGAAACTGGAGTCGATCGACGCCCTGTTCGTCACCCATGACCACGGCGACCACACCCTTGGCATTTCGGGGCTTGCAAGGTTGCCCAATCTCAAGGTCTTCGCCAACGCCGGCACCATGCGCGCCGTGCAGGCCACGCTGGACCGCCAGCCGTCCTGGCAGATATTTGAAACCGGCTCGCGCTTCCGGTTCCTCGACCTGGAGATCGACACCTTCTCCGTTCCGCACGATGCGCACGACCCCGTCGGCTTCCGCTTCTCCACCGGATTCGCCGACGATCTTTTTCATCCAAGGAAATCCCTGGCCTGGCTGACCGACCTCGGGCACGTCCCGCCGCACATCCGCGAGCGCCTCAACGACTGCGATTCCATCGTCATCGAATCCAACCACTGCCCGGTCATGCTCAAGGCCTGCGCAACACGCCCCTGGTCGACGAAGCAGCGCATCGGCGGACGTCACGGCCACCTTTCCAACGAGACCGTGCGCGAGCTGCTTTCCGGATTCATCAATCCGCGCTGGCAGCGGGTGTTCCTGACGCATCTTTCACGCGACTGCAACAGCCTCGATGCGGTGGAAGCCATGGTGTCGACCCTGCGCTCCCGGTTGAAATGCGAGTTCAGCGTCGTCGCACCCGGGGGAGGCACGTCCACCTTCGAATGGTAG